A genomic region of Dactylococcopsis salina PCC 8305 contains the following coding sequences:
- the glyQ gene encoding glycine--tRNA ligase subunit alpha → MSAKNFQSVVATLNQFWRDAFSSVSDLRACLIAQPYDTEKGAGTMSPHTFLRAIGPEPWSVAYIEPCRRPTDGRYGENPNRFQHYYQYQVLIKPSPSNIQELFLDSLRALGIQPEDHDVRFVEDNWESPTLGAWGVGWEVWLDGMEITQFTYFQQCGGIDCDPVSIEITYGLERIAMYLQEVDALPKIQWNDELNYGDVHLQGEIEQCTYNFEASNPELLFQLFTLYEQEANQLIDKGLVLPSLDYVLKCSHTFNLLEARGVISVTERTRYIGRIRALARKTAQRYYEQREQLGFPLLKSS, encoded by the coding sequence ATGTCTGCAAAAAATTTCCAGTCCGTAGTGGCAACTTTAAATCAGTTCTGGCGCGATGCCTTCAGCTCGGTCTCCGACCTACGCGCTTGTCTTATTGCCCAGCCTTACGACACAGAAAAGGGAGCGGGAACAATGAGTCCTCATACTTTTCTACGGGCGATCGGACCGGAACCTTGGTCGGTTGCTTATATTGAGCCGTGTCGTCGTCCCACAGATGGACGCTATGGGGAAAACCCGAATCGGTTTCAACACTATTATCAGTATCAAGTTCTCATTAAACCCTCTCCCTCGAATATCCAAGAGTTATTCCTAGACTCGTTACGAGCGTTAGGGATTCAACCAGAAGATCATGATGTGCGATTTGTAGAGGATAATTGGGAATCTCCTACTTTAGGAGCTTGGGGAGTCGGCTGGGAAGTTTGGCTCGATGGGATGGAAATTACTCAGTTCACTTATTTCCAACAGTGTGGGGGAATTGACTGTGATCCCGTTTCCATTGAAATTACCTATGGGTTAGAACGGATTGCTATGTATTTACAGGAAGTTGATGCGCTCCCGAAAATTCAGTGGAATGATGAACTGAATTATGGAGACGTTCATCTACAAGGGGAAATTGAACAATGTACTTATAATTTTGAAGCGTCTAACCCTGAGTTATTGTTCCAATTGTTTACTCTTTATGAACAAGAAGCAAACCAACTGATAGACAAAGGGTTAGTTCTACCGAGTTTAGACTATGTTCTCAAGTGTTCTCATACGTTTAACTTGCTCGAAGCCAGAGGAGTGATTTCAGTAACCGAGCGAACCCGATATATTGGTCGCATTCGTGCTTTGGCTCGGAAAACGGCTCAACGGTATTATGAACAGCGAGAACAGTTAGGATTTCCTTTGCTTAAATCCAGTTAG
- a CDS encoding DUF4079 domain-containing protein — protein MNLTELLEPIAQFFRSLNLPEPITHWGHPAMMGIVIFVMGTFVGITGWKGRLANEEAVIIENRSNHRKLAPWMFTFMALGYTGGLLSLVMQQEPILESPHFITGTVVLGLLAVNGLISLSGFGGEKKQLRTAHAILGSLALAIMVIHALLGLKLGLAI, from the coding sequence ATGAATCTTACAGAATTATTAGAACCGATCGCGCAGTTTTTTCGTTCCCTAAATCTTCCTGAACCGATTACCCATTGGGGACATCCCGCAATGATGGGAATTGTTATTTTTGTGATGGGAACATTTGTGGGAATTACTGGTTGGAAAGGACGTTTAGCTAATGAGGAAGCAGTGATCATTGAAAACCGTAGTAACCACCGTAAACTCGCTCCCTGGATGTTTACGTTTATGGCGTTAGGTTACACAGGTGGTTTACTATCATTAGTTATGCAACAAGAACCGATTTTGGAAAGTCCGCATTTTATAACAGGAACGGTTGTTTTAGGATTGCTGGCTGTCAATGGCTTAATTTCTTTGAGTGGCTTTGGTGGTGAGAAAAAACAATTGAGAACCGCTCATGCTATTTTAGGGAGTTTGGCTTTAGCAATTATGGTGATTCACGCTTTGCTAGGTTTGAAATTAGGTTTAGCAATTTAG